One Pyxicephalus adspersus chromosome 3, UCB_Pads_2.0, whole genome shotgun sequence genomic window carries:
- the ANXA3 gene encoding annexin A3: MKGTGTTESILIEILASRTSKQMKEVGDAYYTVYGKSLGDTISSETSGDFRKALLFLANARRDESSKVDEQLAKKDAEVLYNAGEKKWGTDEDKFIEILCLRSFPQLRLTFDEYQKISNKGIEESIAGEMSGHLEDLLLAIVNCARNTPAFFAERLHKAIKGAGTDEFTLTRIMVSRSEIDLLDIRGEYKKLSGESLHSAIKSDTSGDYEAALLKLCGGDD; encoded by the exons ATGAAG GGCACAGGAACAACTGAAAGTATATTAATAGAAATTTTAGCATCTCGAACTAGCAAACAAATGAAAGAAGTAGGAGATGCTTATTACACAG TATATGGAAAAAGCCTTGGAGATACCATTAGTTCAGAGACCTCAGGTGACTTTAGGAAAGCCTTGCTCTTTTTGGCAAAT gcaAGACGTGATGAAAGTTCAAAAGTGGATGAGCAACTTGCTAAAAAGGATGCAGAG GTTTTATACAATGCAGGAGAGAAAAAGTGGGGAACTGATGAGGACAAGTTTATTGAAATTCTTTGTCTGAGAAGTTTTCCACAACTTAGGCTAA CATTTGATGAATATCAGAAAATTAGCAATAAAGGAATTGAAGAGAGCATAGCTGGTGAAATGTCTGGCCACCTTGAAGATTTGCTCCTTGCCATAG TGAATTGTGCAAGAAACACCCCTGCTTTCTTTGCTGAAAGATTGCACAAAGCCATTAAG GGTGCAGGAACAGATGAGTTCACTCTTACAAGGATTATGGTATCCAGATCAGAAATAGATCTTTTGGATATTCGTGGTGAATATAAAAAACTTTCTGGGGAATCCCTGCATTCAGCAATCAAG